In Lolium perenne isolate Kyuss_39 chromosome 5, Kyuss_2.0, whole genome shotgun sequence, the sequence GCGATTTTACCACTAACAGGGTGATGGTTTAACTACTGAAATTTATTTATACTATCTTCTCAACGCTTGGGTTTCATCCTAAATCATGTCTCTGTTTTCTTGATTAATTGACATTTGCAAGGTTGAAAGGTTAAATCCCGCTCGTGTTTTgctaaaaataaaattattttactaTCGGAATATTTATTTGACTATTTTTTATGTTCGGCTTGAGTCCACCTAGTTTATGATTTGATTCCGCGGTCAGATAGATGTGTCGCTCGAATCTGATACCATTCATTATCCGCTCCGTTCTAAATCTAAAAAAAAATATGGTACACGAAAAATACGATTAAGATTTGATCAGTTTACAACCCTAACTGTGCCTCGTCACCTCCACAACTATGGCAGTGTGCAAAAATAAATCGCAGATCGCGTAGCCAGTTTCTAGGGCTTCTCCAAGTCAACTTTTCAAAACATAAATTTACTGTTGCAAGGTGTGAAAACGAATCAATTTTCTCCACCACCCTGCACATACACCAAGCCTGACAAAAAATACACTTAAACTACACAGAGATCATCATCTGCTGACCTGGTGCAGCTAAGCAGACAGCTTTTCTACACAATTTTTAATCACCTCTCTCGGATGGTCCTCCAACTGTAAATCCAGCATTCATAGCGTTTTGGTTTCTAGTAATTGTTCCACACGCGACATCCATTTCTTATGTGTAGATAAAATTCACTGCCCACATGGACCCACCATGTCAGTCTTCGGCCACAACCTGTCCTTGGCACGGACGTATAAACCCTCTGTCACTGCGCCGCGCCGTGCCACGGCTTCCTCCCCACGCCATTACCTTCGCCAAGTGTCCCCCCGACCAATGTGACTTGCGGTCGAAGCTGACAATGGTGGCGAGGTGCGTGCacgccgatgccttccggctctGGCCGATCTTCTCCGCCGCCACGCTGCGGCGGAAGCTTCTTGAGGTCCTcacctgcggcggcggcggcgggggtggaGGTTCTTGCCGTGGGCGGACGTCCTGCCGGTCGCCCAAGCCGCGGACGCAGTCGATGCCGAGGCCGCGGTCCGACCGGCTCGCGGAGCTGCTCAGAGCGGAGCCGTCCGAGTGCGgcgacggtgacgacgagggcgAGGCTGACGCGGCCGCCAGGAAGGCTGCCGCGCTGGAGGAGctgaaggtcgtcgtcgccgccctTCAGGATGGAGATATAGACGGAGAGAATGGTGGCGGTGTGTCGTGGCGTGTCGAGGCGGCCACGGTCGTGCGCAGGAAGGCCAAGGACGACGCCGTGGCGCGGGAGATGCTCGCGATGCTCGGCGCCATCCCGCCGCTCGTCGCCATGCTCGACGACAGGGACGGAGGCGGCGAGGAGCTCCTGGCCGCCGCGCTGTACGCGCTCCTGAACTTGGGGATCGGCAACGACACGTGAGTGTTTTCTTCTGCCGTGGTGCTGTTGTCGGTTTGTCCCGCTCTGTTTTCTTGATCAGATCTGGGTGTTCGGTTTCTGATTCTCGCCTTGCTTTGGTTTGTGTAGGAACAAGGCGGCGATCGTGCAGGCGGGCGCCGTGCACAAGATGCTCCGCATTGCGGAGGGCGCGTCCGGCGCGCTGACGGAGGCGCTGGTGGCCAACTTCCTGTGCCTGAGCGCGCTGGACGCGAACAAGCCCATCATCGGCGCGTCCGGGGCGGCCCCGTTCCTGGTGCGCGCGTTCGAGTCCGCGGCGAGCGAGCAGACGCGGCACGACGCCCTGCGCGCGCTCCTGAACCTGTCCATCGCGGCGGCGAACGCGCCGCACCTGCTGGCGGCGGGGCTGGCGCCGTCGCTGCTGGCGGCCATCGGGGACGCGTCCGCGTCGGACCGGGCGCTCGCGGCGCTCTGCAACATCGTGGCAGCCTGCCCCGAAGGCCGGCGCGCGGTGAGCCGCGTCCCGGacgcggtgccggtgctggtggacGTGCTCAACTGGTCGGACGAGGCCGGGTGCCAGGAGAAGGCCGCGTACGTGCTGATGGTGCTGGCGCACCGAAGCTACGGCGACCGCGCGGCCATGGCCGAGGCCGGCGCCACGTCCGCGCTGCTGGAGCTGACGCTGGTGGGCACGGCGCTGGCGCAGAAGCGCGCGTCGAGGATCCTGGAGATCCTGCGCGCCGACAAGGGCAAGCAGGCCGCGGATAGCGTCGTGGTGGCCACGGTGTCGGCGCCCCAGGAGCGCGGCGCCGGAGGGCCGTgccgggaggaggaggcggagggcgaCGAGGCGTGCATGAGCAGCGAGAAGCGCGCCGTGCGGCAGCTGGTGCAGCAGAGCCTGCAGAGCAACCTGCGGCGGATCGTGCGGCGCGCGCGGCTGCCGCGGGAGCTGGcgccggcgtcggcggagagCCTCAAGGCGCTCACCGCCTCGTCCACCTCCAAGAGCCTGCCGTTCTGAGGCCGGCAGAAAGCAGCGGCGCAGGAACAGAGGCAGGATCGCAGGTAAAAAGAACACATTCCTTGCTTCACTGCTACACAATGGCAGTAGTAACTGAAGCAGCACTAGAGTTCATTGCATTAGCTGTTGGTCGTTGGTTTTCACCACTACCACATCCATGTTCTTGCATTTTGTTTGTCAGTAGAGTCTGTCAGTGTCAAGTAAGCAAATGTGGCTTAAATCCTTGAGCTATAATATTACTCCACAGTCCACAcacagcagcagcagctagcaccaGTTGGAAAATTTAACCGGTTCCAGAACAACAATGTCAGTTAGTTCCCACTTGGGAGTAATCGAACGAGGTTGGAGCTTCAAGGAGGTCAATCCTATTCTTCTCCGCTTTGGCCGGTGCCTTGCTTTGCCTCGAGGTCCGCCATGGCCATTATAAACAAGCTCAcctttgttgctttccggcaaagtAAGCGCTCTCGCGCGCGAGCCCCAACAGTAATCGGGCCTGGCGAAGCCATTGTCGCTGTCGTCCAAAAGACCACCGGCCGGCCATCATAACGCTCGCATTTGTACCATACAAGTACTCCATGTATTCCCTTCTGCATACGAACACTCGAAACGACTACGACTACTCCTGTTCTACACATCTAGTGCTGTCTGCTGTACTGTACTGCTACTTTTGCTGACACATATTTTTGTCTGATACAGAAAACGACCTCTGGAACATGGAAAAAATAGCCCGATATTTCAGCGATAATAGCGTGCTATAGCATATCAAAATAGTTCACCCTAAATTTTAGTACTTTTTCTCGATGAGGTATTCTTCCGTGTGTCTCCATTCACTCCCATCACCATCAAAGTTGAAAAGATAAGTTAGCTCACAAAGGGGTATCAGCGGATCATGACCGTCCACAAGAGGCCAAAGATTGCaaaggggagggggggggggggggtggggggacTGATTCAAAATCCTTTCTCGATGTGACACTATTGGCAAAATAGCACGCTATATTGCGCTAAAACGTCGTAGAGTTAGCTTGCTACGTTTTCTAGCCAATTGTTCCAAAGGCCCGAATTTTCCTCCATAGAAAACAAAGAAGAAGTTGCTTTCTCTTTGTCGTGGTGATAACTACAATCTGCTGGTTCCTCTTCTAACTCGGAAGATGATTGCCAATGCTgataatttttaataaataatttatgctATGTTGTTGCTCCTAGGGATGTTGACTTCTAGAAAATTGGAGAAATGCACTTTTGGACTATATCCTTTATTCTAGTTTAAATTCTCTTTTTAGGCTATATTTGGTTTTTCTTTTAAAATGCAATTTGAAATATAGCACGCTATTAGCATGAATTAGGTGCATAGTACCATTTAGAGGAGGCCTCTCTTATTTCTCATAGCATGCTATATTTTGAATGTTGACACTCAACCTGTTCTTGCACCAGGAAAGCAGAGAGCAACCATGAGGAGATGGTTGGAGAGGAGACTTTGCTGCATGGCGATGGCAGTGCGAGCGTTGGAGACCGGGAATCTCTTGGTCCCTGTGGAGGAGTGATGAGAGAGTATGGGCAATGCTTGTTTAAGCTCCGATGCTGATGGAGCCCACGTGCTCGGATGCATCGGCACAAGCTCAGATGTTCTTTGCTCCTAATCGCTTTTGCTTTGCTAGTTAATCTAATCTAAGCACTGCTCTGTTCTTCTTCCTGCTTTTGTATAGTTCTAGTTAAATTTAGTCATACTACACCTAGTGGTGGTCAGCGTCAGCCATGGTCGCTCTTTAGCTGTGTGCACATGATCTTTTCTTCTTGGAGAGTGTGTGTTAGAGAGAGGGAGGGGAAAGAGGATGTAGAAGGTGATGCCGTACTTATATCTTAATGCTGGTCCATTCATCATTTGGTCTTTGCCAGCCTGAAAAACTCCGATGGTCCACGTGATCCAGCTTTCTGATGCATGTTCTTCAGAATAACTGCTTTGCTTCAACGCTGGAATTCTTTGCCAAttttttttgaagaaggttggaaTTGATATGAATCTAACCACTACAAGATGGTCCAGATTGGTGAGATGGAAAGTCTAAGATCACTGTGATTACTGTCACATGGGGCAATCTTGGTGAAGATCAATTTGTGGAGTAATGTTACAGTTTCAGAACATGCGTCGCATCTCAGGTAGGTATGGTACACTAGTACGACATTATATAATTATTATTCGCCAGGAAAATTTGTCTGTGTGTGTGTACATGCATACATTGTCAATACACTGTTGGCAAAACAGTTTATTTGATCGGCTTTTGTTGCACCAGCCGAGTTAAGGCGGTCCTCGTATTAGTCGTATGCGTACGTACGCGGTGTAAACCTAAAGGGTTCGTTTGTTTGGGGTGAAACGCACACAACCCTAATCGGGTGGACGTTGGCCTTTATATATAATACACAAGGGTACAATACAGATTATATGTACGTATATACATCCATAAACTACATATACTATCAGCCTCCCTCAATCTCAACTATGAGAAACATATGGAGATTGCGTTTACACTCTTGAAACAGCGGGAGTGGCAACGGCTTTGTAAAGATATCAACAAGTTGTTCTTTGGAAGAAATAAACCGAATCTGCAACATCTTCTTGGCAACTCGCTCACGGACAAAATGATagtcaactttttttttttttttgaaaacaccATTCACTTTATTAAAACACAGCCAAGTTTGTACAATCAGCTCTCAAGCTTAGACTAAGGAAATCCGGGGGAGCGTCAACCCACTCTACCTCTACATCATGTACACAAGCATGTTGTGCACACTCATGAGCAACAGAGTTGGCCGTACGCCTCACAAAACATAGATCAAAAGACAGAAACACAAAACTATACTCTTCAACTTCACTAAGGATAGGGGCGATCGACGATCGCTGGCTTCTTCTATCATTCCATAGCCGCACCAACTGCTCACAGTCCGTCTCGAAGATGACTTTCATGAATCCTTGTTGTTTGGCAAATAAAACTGAATCTCTTAATGCCAGAGCTTCAATTATCAGTGGATCGGTAATGGCATGGTAAGTACGACACCACGCACCCTTAAAACCTCTAGCATCCCTTGCCACACCACCACTCGCCGCAACACCTGACTCCTCCCTGATTGCACCGTCAGAGTTGAGTTTTACAATGCCCTGCCTTGGGGCCTGCCACTTAATAAAGGGCTTAACCATTGATGATTTCTGCTCCTTTTTATTCTCTAAGTGGCCCATTGTATCAGATATAATCTGCATTGTACTACTAGGATCATACCCATGAGAATCATGAGTCCATCTGTTCCTAGAGTCCCAAATAGCAGACATAATAGAAATAATTCTTTCACGCTCTCCCTGATTGAACGATGATCCACACAAAATATCCTCCGTCCACGAATCAGGATGCAACCTTGGAAGCTTCATATGGAATATGTCACCAGCAGCTGCCCAAAACAGTTTTGCATGTGCACACTCCATCAAAGCATGATATAAAGATTCTGAAGATGACTTACATACCGCACAAGTACTATTATCTCTGATATGGCGCCTGGTGAGAGTTACATAATCTGGCAAAATGCCTTTCAGAACTCGCCACCAAAAAACTCGTACTCTCGGTAGTACATCCAACTTCCATAATCtcttccacttctcttcatctctCATTAGAGAATGTCCAACTTCATCACTCGCCGCTGcctcctccctatctttttttgCCACAGCTGCACGATAGGCAGATCGAACTGAATCAACCCCCTATTTCTCATGATGCCATGCTACCCAATCTGCTCCAATGCTTCTCCTAAGAGGAATCTGTAAGATCAAATCTGCATCCGGAGCAAAGAATATATTACGGACAAGTTGTGAACGCCACTGATGCAAGTCTGGATCAATCAGCTCCTCCACTCGCTCAACATCCGTGTCAATCAACCTGCCCATTGGTCTTGCTGCACATATACCAGGAATCCACTTATCATCCCAAACTGACACCGTGGATCCATCTCCAATCCGCTTAATGAGCCCTGTCTCAAGGGCCTGCCTCCCTGCTAAAATTGCCCTCTAGGTTTTCGATGCTGTTTTTGGCGGATTAACCGTCATGAAATCACTGGATTGGAGGAGAGAAACATGGCACCAATATTGTCACACCACAACACTGGTGGAGACTGTTGACGAACACCAAGTTCCCTGAGCAAAGCCTCAACCCAAATCAACTCAGCAGTTGCATCAGCAACTGCCTTGTACTCAGACTCTGTGCTAGAACGAGACACAGTCACCTATTTGCAAGCACTCCAGGCAATCAAGTTCACACCATGAAACAGAGCATATCCCCCCGTTGATCGCCTGTCACCAACATCTCCAGCCCAATCAGCATCAGAATAAACAGACACAGAGAGAGACGGTGAGGGCCGTAGGAGAAgaccatgaccaagagtgccatgTACAAAGCGCAGAATCCGCTTGACAGCCGACCAATGTTCTTCAGTGGGGGATTGAAGAAACTGACATACACGATTGACAGCAAAGGACAAATCAGGTCTGGTAAGGGTAAGGTACTGTAAACCTCCAACAATGCTCCTATAAGTAGTAGCATCCTCATCACATAGAAGTGGACTATCAGCAGGAAACAACTTAACAGTTGCAGACATGGGAGTATCAGCAGCCTTGCACTTTAACATACCAGCACGCTGAAGAAGATCATGAGCATACTTCCGCTGAGTCAGAGCGAGACCATTAGACTGAGAAGCAACCTCAACTCCCAAAAAATAATGAAGCGGTCCAAGATCCTTAACAGCAAATTCCTTCCGAAGTCCAAGAAGGAGCCGATCAACAGCAAGTGAGGAGGAACTGAGgacaataatatcatcaacatacaccAGAAGATACATT encodes:
- the LOC127301572 gene encoding U-box domain-containing protein 45: MVARCVHADAFRLWPIFSAATLRRKLLEVLTCGGGGGGGGSCRGRTSCRSPKPRTQSMPRPRSDRLAELLRAEPSECGDGDDEGEADAAARKAAALEELKVVVAALQDGDIDGENGGGVSWRVEAATVVRRKAKDDAVAREMLAMLGAIPPLVAMLDDRDGGGEELLAAALYALLNLGIGNDTNKAAIVQAGAVHKMLRIAEGASGALTEALVANFLCLSALDANKPIIGASGAAPFLVRAFESAASEQTRHDALRALLNLSIAAANAPHLLAAGLAPSLLAAIGDASASDRALAALCNIVAACPEGRRAVSRVPDAVPVLVDVLNWSDEAGCQEKAAYVLMVLAHRSYGDRAAMAEAGATSALLELTLVGTALAQKRASRILEILRADKGKQAADSVVVATVSAPQERGAGGPCREEEAEGDEACMSSEKRAVRQLVQQSLQSNLRRIVRRARLPRELAPASAESLKALTASSTSKSLPF